GGAGTGGCCGGACATGGAGGACCCCCTGAATGAGGGGGATGAGTTCTCCCTCTTCCCCCCGCTGGGAGGAGGCTCCCTCCACAGCATCGATCCGCGAAGGGCTCGCGATGAATCCTCAGGATCTATCCGAGGGATGCGCCTCTAACCCCCGATCCCAGGGTCGAGCATAAATATGGGCTTCCCTCCTCCGGATTGGGATGAGTCTAGCGGATCGTGGAGGGGATGAGCCCCTCGTCGAGTCAGATGAGCTGCTCTGCTCCGGGAGAAGGGTGAGGCTCTACAGGAGAAACTTGATCAGCCGGGGGAGGAGGGTTCACAAGGATCTCGTCTCCTTCGGGGAATCGGTGGTTATACTCCCGCTGCTCGATGATGGCAGAGCAGTGTTCGTCAGGCAGTGGCGGGCCCCCCTGGCCAGGTGGATCGTGGAGCTGCCAGCCGGGAGGGTTGAGGAGGGCGAGGATCCGGAGGAGACAGCTTTGAGGGAGCTGGAGGAGGAGACCGGGTACTCAGCTGAGTTCATGGAGAGGGTGGCTTCAGCATGCGTCTCCCCAGGTTACAGCGATGAGGTGATTCACATGTTCATCGCCAGGGGGCTGAGGGAGGGGAGCCCCCATCCCGAGGCCGGGGAGTTCCTGGGAGTGGTCCTCATGAGACCACACGACTACCTCTCATTCCCCGAGGAGATCAAGGATCTCAAGTCACTGGCCCTGGTGCTCCTCTACCTGAGCTCCAAGGG
This genomic stretch from Candidatus Korarchaeota archaeon NZ13-K harbors:
- a CDS encoding NUDIX hydrolase — translated: MSLADRGGDEPLVESDELLCSGRRVRLYRRNLISRGRRVHKDLVSFGESVVILPLLDDGRAVFVRQWRAPLARWIVELPAGRVEEGEDPEETALRELEEETGYSAEFMERVASACVSPGYSDEVIHMFIARGLREGSPHPEAGEFLGVVLMRPHDYLSFPEEIKDLKSLALVLLYLSSKGT